Proteins from a single region of Nitrososphaerota archaeon:
- a CDS encoding XdhC family protein, with the protein MKQFEFARVVAGLVEKGQPFAVATVVKTAGSSLGKPGFKTVISKDGDVLYGSLGGACPESALAATAKQTLASGHPKTVTVFLEDTERSVASAFRVKGEDEIHVETNCGGEMQVYVEPYLPK; encoded by the coding sequence TTGAAACAGTTCGAGTTTGCGCGGGTGGTGGCCGGCCTGGTCGAGAAGGGGCAGCCCTTCGCGGTGGCGACCGTGGTTAAGACCGCGGGGTCCTCGTTGGGGAAGCCCGGTTTCAAGACAGTCATCTCGAAGGACGGCGACGTCCTCTACGGGTCTCTGGGAGGCGCGTGCCCCGAGTCGGCCCTGGCTGCGACCGCGAAGCAGACTCTCGCGAGCGGCCACCCGAAGACGGTGACCGTGTTCCTAGAGGACACAGAGAGGTCGGTGGCAAGTGCGTTCCGCGTAAAGGGCGAGGATGAGATACACGTGGAGACCAACTGCGGCGGGGAGATGCAGGTTTACGTGGAACCGTATCTTCCGAAGTAG
- a CDS encoding molybdenum cofactor biosynthesis protein MoaE, whose protein sequence is MAEVADRGAGGTVVFIGTVRMKSKAGDVDAMEYEAYSKMAEKRLKQIEAEARTKWPVKQLTMIHREGFLRVGEASVVVAVSSEHRADAFEACRYAIDRIKTTLPLWKRERIRGKGRWVEGVPIKK, encoded by the coding sequence ATGGCCGAGGTCGCCGACAGGGGCGCCGGAGGCACAGTCGTATTCATAGGGACTGTCCGGATGAAGAGCAAGGCGGGCGATGTGGACGCCATGGAGTATGAGGCCTATTCGAAGATGGCGGAAAAAAGACTCAAGCAGATCGAGGCCGAGGCCAGGACGAAGTGGCCGGTGAAGCAGCTCACCATGATACACAGGGAGGGTTTCCTAAGGGTCGGCGAGGCGAGCGTCGTCGTCGCGGTCTCCTCAGAGCACCGGGCCGACGCGTTCGAAGCGTGCAGGTACGCTATCGACAGAATAAAGACGACACTGCCGCTCTGGAAGAGGGAACGGATCAGAGGGAAGGGTCGCTGGGTAGAAGGCGTCCCAATCAAGAAATGA
- the moaA gene encoding GTP 3',8-cyclase MoaA — MTLVVPAADRLVDSKGRVAKKLRISVTDRCNFACLFCMPDKSKVKWLPEADQLTFDEVEKTARMLSGLGIDGIRITGGEPLLRRNLEALVARLSRIDGVDTLDMTTNGWFLKQRAHLLKDSGLQGVTVSLHSLKRDRFSKISGVDALPRVLEGIEEALRVGLDPVKVNSVALRGYNDDEIVDLVDYAHSRGLSIRFIEFMPLDGLGVWSPDAVMAGKDIIAALKSSYDLRPMGREMGKTASLWSIGSDRGRLGLITPMSDPFCDDCDRIRLTSDGMLLSCLFDTQYYDLKPFLRGGSDAELARFMKGVVSKKPEGVGHMPWIKGGWEKPRNMNAVGG; from the coding sequence TTGACCCTTGTAGTGCCTGCGGCTGACCGACTTGTCGACAGCAAAGGCAGAGTTGCTAAGAAGCTCAGGATCTCCGTGACTGACAGGTGTAACTTCGCCTGCCTCTTCTGCATGCCCGACAAGAGCAAGGTGAAGTGGTTGCCCGAAGCCGACCAACTGACGTTCGACGAAGTCGAAAAGACCGCGCGCATGCTGTCGGGGCTGGGGATAGACGGCATCAGGATAACTGGTGGGGAGCCGCTCTTGAGGCGGAATCTGGAGGCCCTCGTTGCCAGGCTCTCCCGCATCGATGGGGTCGACACCCTCGACATGACTACCAATGGCTGGTTCCTTAAGCAGAGGGCCCACCTGCTCAAGGACTCGGGCCTGCAGGGGGTGACGGTAAGCCTCCACAGCCTGAAGAGGGACAGGTTCAGCAAGATCTCCGGCGTGGACGCCCTCCCGCGGGTCTTGGAGGGCATCGAGGAGGCGCTCCGGGTCGGACTGGATCCTGTCAAGGTCAACTCAGTGGCTCTCAGGGGCTACAACGACGACGAGATCGTCGACCTGGTCGACTATGCGCACTCCAGGGGGCTGTCGATAAGGTTCATCGAGTTTATGCCATTGGACGGGCTGGGAGTCTGGTCCCCCGACGCCGTCATGGCGGGGAAGGACATCATAGCGGCCCTGAAAAGCTCCTATGACCTCAGACCCATGGGCAGGGAGATGGGGAAGACCGCCTCACTCTGGTCCATCGGCAGCGACCGAGGGAGGCTCGGACTGATAACGCCTATGAGCGACCCGTTCTGCGACGACTGCGACAGAATCAGGCTGACTTCAGATGGGATGCTGCTCTCCTGCCTCTTCGACACGCAGTACTACGACCTCAAACCCTTCCTTAGAGGAGGGTCGGACGCGGAGCTCGCCAGGTTCATGAAAGGCGTCGTGAGCAAAAAGCCGGAAGGCGTGGGGCACATGCCGTGGATCAAAGGCGGATGGGAGAAGCCGAGGAACATGAACGCCGTGGGAGGCTAG